GGTTTTTAATAAGTAAGCGTTTATTAATCATGTTATGCTACTTTATGGCCTCTGCTAGCTTCATAAAGAATAAACCAATCTTGTAATTCTAGATTTATCTTTGTAGCATCATTAGCAATTTTTATACGCTCTTTATTAGAAGTTCCTACCACAGGAACCACCGCAGCTGGATGTTTTAAAATCCAAGCAAGTAATAATTGATCTTCAGTGGCATTATATTTTTCTAAAAGAGAAGGTAGAACTTCTTTTATTCTTGAAGCCTGCTCTGTTTCTAAGGAAAAGAAACCGCCTAAAGGACTCCAACTCATAGCTTTCATTTTATGTTTTAACAAGTAATCTAAAGTTCCATTGTCTATAGCTGTATTTTGAACTAACGAGAACTCAAATTGATTACAGGTGATTGGAATTTCACTTTGTAATACATCCATTTGGCTCGGAGTAAAATTTGAAACTCCAAAATCTATAATTTTTCCTTGTTCTTGTAATTGTGTAACCGCTTCTAAAACTTCATTAGTTTCTAATAAAGGACTAGGACGATGTAACAAAAGAACATCCAAATAATCTGTTTGTAAATTTTTTAGAGATTGTTCAGCACTCCAAATAATATACTCTTTAGAATAATCGTAGTGCTTTACTTTATTATCTCTGTTTTCGGTTTTGTACTGAATTCCACATTTCGAA
This genomic window from Tenacibaculum sp. 190524A05c contains:
- a CDS encoding aldo/keto reductase; translated protein: MKTKLSDIIIGCMSWGIWGKNFSTKEMDELIHFCLEEGNTTFDHADIYGGYTTEESFGKAFSTSGIEREQIQLISKCGIQYKTENRDNKVKHYDYSKEYIIWSAEQSLKNLQTDYLDVLLLHRPSPLLETNEVLEAVTQLQEQGKIIDFGVSNFTPSQMDVLQSEIPITCNQFEFSLVQNTAIDNGTLDYLLKHKMKAMSWSPLGGFFSLETEQASRIKEVLPSLLEKYNATEDQLLLAWILKHPAAVVPVVGTSNKERIKIANDATKINLELQDWFILYEASRGHKVA